In the genome of Sulfurimonas autotrophica DSM 16294, the window CCATCCCAAAGAGTTCCACCTTTGACAATAAAATCATCTTTTTTACAATCAAGTGTCATTGTATCAGCTGTATATGTTTGTAATTTAATACAGTTAGCACCTATCTCTTTTGCCGCCTTTATAGTCTTTTTCGCTATCTCTATTTTTCCACCATGATTTGCACTTAGTTCAGCTATGATGTAAACACCATCTTTTTGTAAATTAAAATTACCTATTTTCATTTTTTAACTCCATGCAAATTACATCTTTGTTATTGACTATTTTCTTGCCAATTTCTTTAAAATTAAACTTTTTATATAAATTTAATGCTTTTTTATTGTTACTAAAAACTTCAAGTTTAAGCTTTTTAAGTTTTAGAATATCAAAAGCATACTCTATGCAAAGTTTTTCAAGTATGCTCCCCACTCCTGCTATTTTTTCAAAAGGATTTGCATACAGTCCAAATTCACACTCTTTTTTATTTGTATCTATATTTGTAAAATAAATTACACCTATTTGTTGTTCGTCCTTATCTACTACAAAATATTGTTTATCTTTAGTACTTTTTAAACTGCTTATAAAATTTAAATGATTATCAAGTAATATATTATCATCTGTGTACATCCATTTTTTTATAGTAGGATGATTTCTCCATGTTAAGATTTTGAGTTGAGTATCTTCATTTAATTCAATAAAATTTATTAAAG includes:
- the pseH gene encoding UDP-4-amino-4,6-dideoxy-N-acetyl-beta-L-altrosamine N-acetyltransferase — protein: MKINGATLINFIELNEDTQLKILTWRNHPTIKKWMYTDDNILLDNHLNFISSLKSTKDKQYFVVDKDEQQIGVIYFTNIDTNKKECEFGLYANPFEKIAGVGSILEKLCIEYAFDILKLKKLKLEVFSNNKKALNLYKKFNFKEIGKKIVNNKDVICMELKNENR